The following proteins are encoded in a genomic region of Actinomadura sp. NAK00032:
- the rpsA gene encoding 30S ribosomal protein S1, with the protein MTSSTEATSTTPQVAVNDIGSEEAFLAAIDETIKYFNDGDIVEGTVVKVDRDEVLLDIGYKTEGVIPSRELSIKHDVDPNEVVTVGDHVEALVLQKEDKEGRLILSKKRAQYERAWGTIEKIKDEDGIVTGTVIEVVKGGLILDIGLRGFLPASLVEMRRVRDLQPYVGRELEAKIIELDKNRNNVVLSRRAWLEQTQSEVRQTFLNTLQKGQVRKGVVSSIVNFGAFVDLGGVDGLVHVSELSWKHIDHPSEVVEVGQEVTVEVLDVDMERERVSLSLKATQEDPWQQFARTHQIGQVVPGRVTKLVPFGAFVRVEEGIEGLVHISELAERHVEIPEQVVQVGDEIFVKIIDIDLDRRRISLSLKQANEGAASMEEEDFDPTLYGMPAEYDEQGNYKYPEGFDADTGEWLEGFDEQRETWERQYAEARTRFDAHRKQIEEARRAEAEADTAPAGGGGTGGGGETSYSGGGESESGGGALATDEALAALREKLSGGQ; encoded by the coding sequence ATGACGAGCAGCACCGAGGCCACCTCGACCACCCCGCAGGTAGCGGTCAATGACATCGGGTCCGAGGAAGCCTTCCTCGCGGCGATCGATGAGACCATCAAGTACTTCAACGACGGCGACATTGTCGAGGGCACTGTCGTCAAGGTCGATCGTGACGAGGTCCTCCTCGACATCGGCTACAAGACCGAGGGCGTCATCCCCTCGCGTGAGCTGTCCATCAAGCACGACGTCGACCCCAACGAGGTCGTCACCGTCGGCGACCACGTCGAGGCCCTCGTCCTCCAGAAGGAGGACAAGGAGGGCCGGCTGATCCTGTCCAAGAAGCGCGCCCAGTACGAGCGCGCCTGGGGCACGATCGAGAAGATCAAGGACGAGGACGGCATCGTCACCGGCACGGTCATCGAGGTCGTCAAGGGCGGTCTCATCCTCGACATCGGCCTGCGCGGCTTCCTGCCCGCGTCGCTGGTCGAGATGCGCCGCGTCCGCGACCTGCAGCCCTATGTCGGCCGCGAGCTCGAGGCCAAGATCATCGAGCTGGACAAGAACCGCAACAACGTGGTCCTGTCCCGCCGCGCCTGGCTGGAGCAGACGCAGAGCGAGGTCCGCCAGACCTTCCTCAACACCCTGCAGAAGGGCCAGGTCCGCAAGGGCGTCGTGTCGTCGATCGTCAACTTCGGCGCGTTCGTCGACCTCGGCGGTGTCGACGGCCTGGTGCACGTCTCCGAGCTGTCCTGGAAGCACATCGACCACCCGTCCGAGGTCGTCGAGGTCGGCCAGGAGGTCACGGTCGAGGTCCTGGACGTCGACATGGAGCGCGAGCGCGTCTCCCTGTCGCTCAAGGCGACCCAGGAAGACCCGTGGCAGCAGTTCGCCCGCACCCACCAGATCGGCCAGGTCGTGCCGGGCCGCGTCACCAAGCTGGTGCCGTTCGGCGCGTTCGTCCGGGTCGAGGAGGGCATCGAGGGCCTGGTGCACATCTCCGAGCTGGCCGAGCGCCACGTGGAGATCCCCGAGCAGGTCGTCCAGGTCGGCGACGAGATCTTCGTGAAGATCATCGACATCGACCTCGACCGGCGCCGCATCAGCCTCTCGCTGAAGCAGGCGAACGAGGGTGCCGCCAGCATGGAGGAAGAGGACTTCGACCCCACGCTGTACGGCATGCCGGCCGAGTACGACGAGCAGGGGAACTACAAGTACCCCGAGGGCTTCGACGCCGACACCGGCGAGTGGCTGGAGGGCTTCGACGAGCAGCGGGAGACCTGGGAGCGGCAGTACGCCGAGGCCCGCACCCGCTTCGACGCCCACCGCAAGCAGATCGAGGAGGCCCGCCGGGCCGAGGCCGAGGCCGACACGGCGCCCGCGGGCGGCGGCGGCACCGGCGGCGGCGGCGAGACCTCCTACTCCGGCGGCGGCGAGAGCGAGTCCGGCGGTGGCGCCCTCGCCACCGACGAGGCGCTCGCCGCGCTGCGGGAGAAGCTCTCCGGCGGCCAGTGA
- a CDS encoding endonuclease/exonuclease/phosphatase family protein has translation MARTDADARTRTGGPAAGGPTIVPQGPARLALIAVTVAVLAQTLRFALPQLDHFADRAGNAVAGAGVLVLFLAGFAAPLVRRAAGPRGLLLTGVGGLLAVRLLAQAIEPRTWLALAGTAIGMVAVAALFEGARGLSGVGFATATVAGLAIDGAVRMCFATWDPVWRDGIGPWLACLAFVGVGAAALYRELASGPIAPPGVSWRDALGAAAFGPFLALQVLVLASPAFVASSGWLSLTAAHVTIVAGQGLALAFLASGLAVRAVPGGVCVLGGTLLGVGAGAVAGTYAVAGIEVVPVVVVGQVLAAWLLAVAVRAPLRRAGTGGPVWRIDAGAALGGLLIAVVLIPYQVSAVSPLPFPNNLLPGLAGILLGALAAFAAARGGPLPARAPLRALTAGAAALLLLIGTAVFTVAAPDGRAPAAAANGQVRVLSYNVHDAVDQSGRLDPEGIARVIEGQRAQVVLLQEAGRGALTSGTTDVGVWLSRRLGMKLIWGPAADGQFGNAILTSLPVRKSGSGRMPRGDWSQIRGYVWARLAVGKATMDVWSTHLEGGDDQADERSREVAALLRAWGGAPRTLIGGDFQTDAGSPELAAMTDGTDLRSAALGGDPYPTRPDGSTHDWIFGSDGVLVTDYEVPKSDASDHYPVAVTVRIGR, from the coding sequence TTGGCCAGGACAGACGCCGACGCCCGCACCAGGACCGGCGGCCCCGCCGCGGGCGGCCCCACGATCGTCCCGCAGGGCCCCGCACGGCTCGCGCTGATCGCGGTCACGGTCGCGGTCCTCGCCCAGACCCTGCGGTTCGCGCTGCCGCAGCTCGACCACTTCGCCGACCGGGCCGGCAACGCCGTCGCCGGCGCCGGCGTGCTGGTGCTGTTCCTCGCCGGGTTCGCCGCGCCGCTGGTGCGCCGCGCCGCCGGCCCGCGCGGGCTGCTGCTCACCGGCGTCGGCGGGCTGCTGGCGGTGCGCCTGCTCGCCCAGGCCATCGAACCGCGGACCTGGCTGGCGCTCGCCGGCACCGCGATCGGGATGGTGGCCGTCGCGGCGCTGTTCGAGGGCGCCCGCGGCCTGTCCGGGGTCGGGTTCGCCACCGCGACCGTCGCCGGCCTCGCCATCGACGGCGCCGTGCGGATGTGCTTCGCCACCTGGGACCCGGTGTGGCGGGACGGGATCGGCCCCTGGCTGGCGTGCCTGGCGTTCGTCGGCGTCGGCGCCGCCGCGCTCTACCGCGAGCTGGCGTCCGGGCCGATCGCCCCGCCCGGGGTGTCCTGGCGGGACGCGCTGGGCGCCGCGGCGTTCGGGCCGTTCCTCGCGCTGCAGGTCCTCGTGCTCGCCAGCCCCGCGTTCGTCGCGTCGTCCGGCTGGCTGTCGCTGACCGCCGCGCACGTCACGATCGTCGCCGGGCAGGGCCTCGCGCTCGCGTTCCTCGCCTCCGGCCTCGCCGTGCGGGCGGTGCCGGGCGGCGTGTGCGTGCTCGGCGGGACGCTCCTCGGAGTCGGCGCCGGCGCCGTCGCCGGGACGTACGCGGTCGCCGGGATCGAGGTCGTCCCCGTCGTGGTCGTCGGGCAGGTGCTGGCGGCGTGGCTGCTGGCGGTGGCGGTCCGCGCGCCGCTGCGCCGCGCCGGGACCGGCGGCCCCGTGTGGCGGATCGACGCCGGCGCGGCCCTCGGCGGCCTGCTGATCGCCGTGGTCCTGATCCCGTACCAGGTGAGCGCGGTGTCGCCGCTGCCGTTCCCGAACAACCTGCTGCCCGGCCTCGCCGGGATCCTGCTCGGCGCGCTCGCGGCGTTCGCGGCGGCGCGCGGCGGTCCGCTGCCGGCCCGCGCCCCGCTGCGCGCGCTCACCGCCGGCGCCGCGGCGCTGCTGCTGCTCATCGGCACCGCGGTGTTCACCGTCGCGGCGCCGGACGGCAGGGCCCCGGCGGCGGCCGCCAACGGCCAGGTGCGGGTGCTCAGCTACAACGTCCACGACGCGGTCGACCAGTCCGGGCGGCTCGACCCCGAGGGCATCGCCCGCGTCATCGAGGGGCAGCGGGCGCAGGTCGTCCTGCTGCAGGAGGCCGGGCGCGGGGCGCTGACGTCCGGCACCACCGACGTCGGCGTGTGGCTGTCGCGGCGGCTCGGCATGAAGCTGATCTGGGGCCCGGCCGCCGACGGGCAGTTCGGCAACGCGATCCTGACGTCGCTGCCGGTGCGCAAGTCCGGGAGCGGGCGGATGCCGCGCGGCGACTGGTCGCAGATCCGCGGGTACGTGTGGGCGCGGCTCGCCGTCGGCAAGGCCACGATGGACGTGTGGTCGACGCACCTGGAGGGCGGCGACGACCAGGCCGACGAGCGGTCCCGGGAGGTCGCGGCGCTGCTGCGGGCCTGGGGCGGGGCGCCCCGCACGCTCATCGGCGGCGACTTCCAGACCGACGCGGGCAGCCCGGAGCTGGCCGCGATGACCGACGGCACCGACCTGCGCAGCGCCGCGCTCGGCGGCGACCCCTACCCGACCCGGCCGGACGGCTCCACCCACGACTGGATCTTCGGGTCGGACGGCGTCCTCGTCACCGACTACGAGGTGCCGAAGTCCGACGCCTCCGACCACTACCCGGTCGCGGTGACCGTCCGGATCGGCCGGTGA
- a CDS encoding GNAT family N-acetyltransferase, protein MSESAVVIERAGPDDAGELMTVQRAAYVAEAQLYGDPFLPPLVESVEQLRKALAGDAVVLKAVLGGRVVGAVRAQFSDHTCLVGRLVVVPDLQGRGIGRRLLADLEAEVAGRVDACVLFTGHLSESNLRLYRRLGYSETHRERVAAHLTLVHMRKPLVPAETG, encoded by the coding sequence ATGAGCGAGTCGGCGGTCGTGATCGAGCGGGCGGGCCCGGACGACGCCGGGGAGCTGATGACCGTCCAGCGCGCCGCGTACGTCGCGGAGGCGCAGCTGTACGGCGACCCGTTCCTGCCCCCGCTGGTCGAGTCGGTCGAGCAGCTGCGCAAGGCCCTCGCGGGGGACGCGGTGGTGCTGAAGGCGGTGCTCGGCGGCCGCGTCGTCGGCGCGGTCCGCGCCCAGTTCAGCGACCACACGTGCCTGGTGGGGCGGCTCGTCGTCGTCCCGGACCTGCAGGGCCGCGGCATCGGGCGCCGCCTCCTGGCGGACCTGGAGGCCGAGGTCGCCGGCCGGGTGGACGCCTGCGTGCTGTTCACCGGCCACCTCAGCGAGTCCAACCTGCGCCTGTACCGGCGGCTCGGCTACAGCGAGACGCACCGCGAGCGGGTCGCCGCGCACCTCACCCTGGTGCACATGCGCAAACCCCTCGTTCCCGCCGAAACCGGCTAG
- the coaE gene encoding dephospho-CoA kinase produces MLKVGLTGGIGSGKSEVSALLDGHGAVVIDADKIAREVVEPGTPGLAAVVAEFGEDVLLPSGALDREKVGKIVFADPGRLAALNAIVHPLVGERMQELMDAAPADAVVVYDVPLLAENGLASMYDEVVVVDAPEETQLDRLTSRRGMTEEDARARMAHQASRADRRAVATHIIDNSGTLDDLKAQVDALWKSLTHRTAP; encoded by the coding sequence GTGCTGAAAGTGGGACTCACCGGCGGGATCGGCTCGGGCAAGAGCGAGGTGTCCGCGCTGCTGGACGGGCACGGCGCGGTGGTCATCGACGCCGACAAGATCGCCCGGGAGGTCGTGGAGCCCGGCACCCCGGGCCTCGCCGCCGTCGTGGCGGAGTTCGGGGAGGACGTGCTGCTGCCGTCCGGCGCCCTGGACCGCGAGAAGGTCGGCAAGATCGTCTTCGCCGACCCCGGCCGGCTCGCCGCGCTGAACGCGATCGTCCATCCCCTCGTCGGGGAGCGCATGCAGGAGTTGATGGACGCCGCCCCGGCCGACGCGGTCGTCGTCTACGACGTCCCCCTGCTGGCGGAGAACGGCCTGGCCTCCATGTACGACGAGGTTGTGGTCGTGGACGCCCCCGAGGAGACGCAGCTCGACCGCCTGACGTCCCGCCGTGGCATGACCGAAGAGGACGCCCGCGCCCGCATGGCCCACCAGGCGTCCCGCGCCGACCGCCGCGCCGTCGCCACCCACATCATCGACAATTCCGGCACCCTGGACGACCTGAAGGCCCAGGTGGACGCCCTCTGGAAGTCCCTCACCCACCGCACCGCCCCCTGA
- a CDS encoding SSI family serine proteinase inhibitor, whose translation MRGVFRLILGAGLVAGGMAAAPAASAADGAPPAPLTVITLQVASQLGSGPLRTATLECDPVGGTHSNAKTACAELAAANGDVRQVPWRSGWACPDIWKPVVATATGYWQGVPIKPYSETFTNDGCARIGHGHVLDF comes from the coding sequence ATGCGCGGTGTGTTTCGTCTGATCCTGGGGGCCGGCCTGGTCGCGGGCGGCATGGCGGCGGCTCCGGCGGCGAGCGCCGCCGACGGGGCGCCCCCCGCTCCGCTGACGGTGATCACGCTGCAGGTCGCCTCGCAGCTCGGCTCCGGTCCGCTCCGGACCGCGACGCTGGAGTGCGACCCGGTCGGCGGCACCCACTCCAACGCGAAGACCGCCTGCGCCGAGCTCGCCGCGGCGAACGGGGACGTCCGGCAGGTGCCCTGGCGCTCCGGATGGGCCTGCCCGGACATCTGGAAGCCGGTCGTCGCGACCGCGACCGGGTACTGGCAGGGCGTGCCGATCAAGCCGTACTCCGAGACCTTCACCAACGACGGCTGCGCCCGCATCGGCCACGGCCACGTCCTGGACTTCTGA
- a CDS encoding TIR domain-containing protein codes for MTPPGGHPRQERPTDFFISYSPADERWAAWIAWQLEAAGHRTMMQAWDFVPGTNFIDYMDRGLSEAKAVVAVLSRNYLRSRYGRLEWMAALRADPDDPARKLVTVRIEDCPIDGLLSTITYVDLVGVDDPDAARGLLMRRIREALAGHARPLDGPGFPGGGPPAPNGGGVLPGRLEEAEGPQEPAGDRPARRAPAAAPAFPAAGGGPEPRERLSVLHVSGPRFGRTLADPGEPTTAAELQDRVWSDVTRLADSGVPRPDLLVVTGNLTHSGSRREFAEALSFLTSLRALLGLEAQRVVIVPGTHDVTRAACQAYFSSCEADDIEPQPPYWPKWRHYAGLFKEFYQGIDALIFDSAQPWTLFPVPDLRVVVAGLNSTLPQTHREEDRYGRVGQAQAAWFNERLRHFEGEGWLRLGAVEHTPVAGEPGALRDPDTVETLLGGHVNVFFQGTESELGAVPLLGGGAPSVPALGPGRHQTVVLTRDGMERWIPERAAQRGPERLERSWQSVAGTFPPPRAEAPPEPPAPELGPVGNGAAEPVHDPTALLLDRLTEACETRFERATIRRITPPAREEGRTDPPHLLLTHMEDGFVRQYRIGAHVGQVTEADVDAFVRHVHADGADHGSELVYLGPAPSRSLREDALRRGIRVRSLTEFQGLLDLSEYVAAQTRRLSGDGLYPPSLYVPQRFRELDRFQTPGEGTRPAGDVRDDIVGEMLRLLAADHGRFLLLLGDFGRGKTFALRELARRIPEDLPHVIPILIELRALDKAHSVDGLVAAHLANHGEELIDLKAFHYMLRQGRIVLLFDGFDELVTRMTYDRAADHLDTLLQAARDKAKIVVASRTQHFKSQAQVLTALGEKVGVLPHRRVLGLEEFAPPQVRSYLVNRYGDEGVAEARLTLLTGIEELLALTANPRMLSFIADLPEDRLRAVAQARRAVSPADLYDEILSSWLAYEADRVGGAGGPSGLKTDDMWRAVGTLALRLWEGDEQFLSLAELADVADALTGLAGGRMSPHQVTHAVGAGSLLVRTDDGLFGFIHASVMEWLVARHIAAEFAAGAAGAAPAALGRRAMTQLTVDFLCDLADPRACQEWAAGVLADPGAGDTARANAIRVTTRLRTPARTDLRGARLQGEDLSYRDLQEVDLTGADLTDAQLVGANLSRAVLRDATLAGARLDEARLTGADLRGADLSRARLARADLRDAAVDGSRWTRAALVDAVLPDRIAAAPELREAAIAPGRPIDIQIAPPAVGVPYGFHFATSRLPQPLAYSPGGSVVAVGSEDGGVLICDAVTGTPLRTLQGHTDRAYAVVFDSGGNLLATGSADGTVRIWDLATGHTAHTLPVHPEGVWPVVLGGRAPSGADLLAAGDAGGTVRVWDTATGALLHELAGHTAPVYTAVFDPAGSLMVTGDAGGTLRVWDLAAGTLRRELTGHSGAVFRAAFHPDGSLLAAGDEAGVVRLWDIRTGEIGQELLGHTGRVYAIAFHPDGDLLVTGDTDGSVRLWSGGRQRAVLSGHGGGIYQAAFSPDGGRLATADSAGSVRLWDPATGRQRLELAGHRGAVWPFAFRPDGAQLATSSNDGTARLWDAETGQCRVVLRGHGRRVTGVAFSPDGGLLASSGNDGLVRLWDPRSGRMVRELRGVADNLTSAAFSTRDSQLATATNDGGVHLWQAGTGTFERELNVETDHVWAQAFAPAGDVLATANDDDTVRLWYWTTGRETVTLADHRGRVRSIDFHPGGALLATGCDDGAVRLWHPRTGELTAALRGHTDRVYRVAFAPSGDTLASASNDGTARLWDSSTGENLHTLTGHTGRLWTAAFHPSGTMLATAGDDMVVRLWDPATGRPLHTLTGHTRRVWSAAFSPDGALLATAGDDGAIILWDVTDRDAPARRATLLGLAEGWAALAPDGRYKWEGNATAEFWYAVGMCRFEPGELDPYLPEVHRLPLDAPF; via the coding sequence ATGACACCCCCCGGCGGCCACCCCAGGCAGGAGCGTCCGACCGACTTCTTCATCAGCTACTCCCCCGCGGACGAGCGGTGGGCGGCCTGGATCGCCTGGCAGCTGGAGGCCGCCGGGCACCGGACGATGATGCAGGCGTGGGACTTCGTGCCCGGGACGAACTTCATCGACTACATGGACCGCGGCCTGTCGGAGGCCAAGGCCGTGGTGGCGGTGCTGTCGCGCAACTACCTGCGGTCCCGGTACGGGCGGCTGGAGTGGATGGCGGCGCTGCGGGCCGACCCGGACGACCCGGCCCGCAAGCTCGTCACGGTCCGGATCGAGGACTGCCCGATCGACGGGCTGCTGTCCACGATCACCTACGTGGACCTGGTCGGCGTCGACGACCCCGACGCGGCGCGCGGGCTGCTGATGCGGCGCATCCGGGAGGCCCTCGCCGGGCACGCGCGGCCCCTGGACGGCCCCGGCTTCCCCGGCGGCGGCCCGCCCGCACCGAACGGCGGCGGCGTCCTGCCGGGCCGCCTGGAGGAGGCTGAGGGCCCGCAGGAGCCGGCCGGGGACCGCCCGGCCCGACGGGCGCCTGCGGCGGCCCCGGCGTTCCCGGCCGCGGGCGGCGGGCCCGAGCCCCGCGAGCGGCTCAGCGTGCTGCACGTGTCGGGGCCCCGGTTCGGCCGGACGCTCGCCGACCCCGGCGAGCCGACGACCGCCGCCGAGCTGCAGGACCGCGTCTGGAGCGACGTGACCCGGCTCGCCGACTCCGGCGTGCCGCGCCCCGACCTGCTCGTCGTCACCGGCAACCTCACCCACTCGGGCAGCCGCCGGGAGTTCGCCGAGGCGCTGTCGTTCCTGACCAGCCTGCGGGCGCTGCTCGGCCTGGAGGCGCAGCGCGTCGTGATCGTGCCCGGCACCCACGACGTCACCCGCGCCGCGTGCCAGGCGTACTTCTCCAGCTGCGAGGCCGACGACATCGAGCCGCAGCCGCCGTACTGGCCGAAATGGCGCCACTACGCGGGCCTGTTCAAGGAGTTCTACCAGGGCATCGACGCGCTGATCTTCGACAGCGCGCAGCCGTGGACGCTGTTCCCCGTCCCGGACCTGCGGGTCGTGGTCGCCGGCCTCAACTCGACCCTGCCGCAGACCCACCGCGAGGAGGACCGCTACGGCCGGGTCGGCCAGGCGCAGGCCGCCTGGTTCAACGAGCGCCTGCGGCATTTCGAGGGCGAGGGGTGGCTGCGCCTGGGCGCGGTGGAGCACACGCCCGTCGCCGGTGAGCCCGGGGCGCTGCGCGACCCCGACACGGTGGAGACGCTGCTCGGCGGCCACGTGAACGTGTTCTTCCAGGGGACGGAGTCGGAACTCGGCGCCGTCCCGCTGCTCGGCGGCGGCGCCCCGTCCGTCCCGGCGCTCGGCCCCGGACGGCACCAGACCGTCGTCCTGACCCGCGACGGCATGGAGCGGTGGATCCCCGAACGCGCCGCCCAGCGCGGCCCCGAACGGCTCGAACGGTCGTGGCAGAGCGTCGCGGGGACGTTCCCGCCGCCGCGCGCGGAGGCACCGCCGGAGCCTCCCGCCCCCGAACTCGGCCCGGTGGGCAACGGCGCCGCCGAGCCCGTCCACGACCCCACGGCGCTGCTGCTCGACCGGCTGACGGAGGCGTGCGAGACGCGGTTCGAGCGCGCCACCATCCGGCGGATCACCCCGCCCGCGCGCGAGGAGGGCCGTACCGACCCGCCCCACCTGCTGCTCACCCACATGGAGGACGGGTTCGTCCGGCAGTACCGCATCGGCGCCCACGTCGGGCAGGTGACCGAGGCCGACGTGGACGCGTTCGTCCGGCACGTGCACGCCGACGGCGCCGACCACGGCTCGGAACTGGTGTACCTGGGGCCCGCCCCCTCCCGGTCGCTGCGCGAGGACGCGCTGCGGCGCGGCATCCGGGTGCGCAGCCTCACCGAGTTCCAGGGCCTGCTCGACCTGTCGGAGTACGTGGCGGCGCAGACGCGGCGGCTGTCCGGCGACGGGCTGTACCCGCCGTCGCTGTACGTCCCGCAGCGCTTCCGCGAGCTCGACCGCTTCCAGACGCCCGGTGAGGGCACGCGCCCGGCCGGGGACGTCCGCGACGACATCGTCGGCGAGATGCTGCGGCTGCTCGCCGCCGACCACGGCCGCTTCCTGCTGCTGCTGGGCGACTTCGGGCGCGGCAAGACGTTCGCGCTGCGGGAGCTGGCCCGCCGCATCCCCGAGGACCTGCCGCACGTCATCCCGATCCTCATCGAGCTGCGCGCCCTGGACAAGGCCCACTCCGTGGACGGCCTGGTCGCCGCGCACCTCGCCAACCACGGCGAGGAGCTGATCGACCTCAAGGCGTTCCACTACATGCTCCGGCAGGGCCGCATCGTGCTGCTGTTCGACGGGTTCGACGAGCTGGTGACGCGGATGACCTACGACCGGGCCGCCGACCACCTCGACACGCTGCTCCAGGCCGCCCGGGACAAGGCCAAGATCGTGGTGGCGAGCCGTACCCAGCACTTCAAGTCGCAGGCCCAGGTGCTGACGGCCCTCGGCGAGAAGGTCGGCGTGCTGCCGCACCGGCGCGTCCTCGGCCTGGAGGAGTTCGCGCCCCCGCAGGTCCGCTCCTACCTGGTCAACCGGTACGGGGACGAGGGCGTCGCCGAGGCGCGGCTGACCCTGCTCACGGGCATCGAGGAGCTGCTCGCCCTCACCGCCAACCCGCGGATGCTGTCGTTCATCGCCGACCTCCCCGAGGACCGGCTGCGCGCGGTCGCGCAGGCCCGCCGCGCGGTCTCCCCCGCCGACCTCTACGACGAGATCCTGTCGTCCTGGCTGGCCTACGAGGCCGACCGGGTCGGCGGCGCCGGCGGCCCGTCCGGGCTGAAGACCGACGACATGTGGCGCGCCGTCGGCACGCTCGCGCTGCGGCTGTGGGAGGGCGACGAGCAGTTCCTGAGCCTCGCCGAGCTGGCCGACGTCGCCGACGCCCTCACCGGCCTGGCCGGCGGGCGGATGTCGCCGCACCAGGTGACGCACGCCGTCGGCGCCGGCAGCCTGCTCGTGCGCACCGACGACGGCCTGTTCGGGTTCATCCACGCCTCGGTGATGGAGTGGCTCGTCGCCCGGCACATCGCCGCCGAGTTCGCCGCCGGCGCCGCGGGCGCCGCGCCCGCCGCCCTCGGCCGCCGCGCCATGACCCAGCTCACCGTCGACTTCCTGTGCGACCTCGCCGACCCCCGCGCCTGCCAGGAGTGGGCGGCCGGCGTCCTCGCCGACCCCGGCGCCGGCGACACCGCCCGCGCCAACGCCATCCGCGTCACGACGCGGCTGCGCACCCCGGCGCGCACCGACCTGCGGGGCGCGCGCCTGCAGGGCGAGGACCTGTCCTACCGCGACCTGCAGGAGGTCGACCTCACCGGCGCCGACCTCACCGACGCGCAGCTCGTCGGCGCGAACCTGTCCCGGGCGGTGCTGCGGGACGCCACGCTGGCCGGGGCCCGCCTCGACGAGGCCCGGCTGACCGGCGCCGACCTGCGCGGCGCCGACCTGTCCCGGGCCCGGCTCGCCCGCGCCGACCTGCGCGACGCCGCCGTCGACGGGAGCCGCTGGACCCGCGCCGCCCTCGTCGACGCCGTCCTGCCCGACCGGATCGCCGCCGCGCCCGAGCTGCGCGAGGCCGCGATCGCCCCCGGCCGCCCCATCGACATCCAGATCGCACCGCCCGCCGTCGGCGTCCCCTACGGGTTCCACTTCGCCACCAGCCGCCTCCCGCAGCCGCTCGCCTACAGCCCCGGCGGGTCCGTCGTGGCCGTCGGCAGCGAGGACGGCGGCGTCCTCATCTGCGACGCCGTCACCGGCACCCCCCTGCGCACGCTCCAGGGCCACACCGACCGCGCCTACGCGGTCGTGTTCGACTCCGGCGGCAACCTCCTGGCGACCGGCTCGGCGGACGGCACCGTCCGCATCTGGGACCTCGCCACCGGGCACACCGCGCACACCCTCCCCGTCCACCCCGAGGGCGTGTGGCCGGTCGTCCTCGGCGGGCGGGCCCCGTCGGGCGCCGACCTGCTCGCGGCGGGCGACGCCGGCGGCACCGTCCGCGTCTGGGACACCGCCACCGGCGCCCTGCTCCACGAGCTGGCCGGGCACACCGCGCCCGTCTACACCGCCGTGTTCGACCCCGCCGGGTCCCTGATGGTCACCGGCGACGCGGGCGGCACGCTGCGCGTCTGGGACCTCGCCGCCGGCACCCTGCGCCGCGAGCTGACCGGCCACAGCGGCGCGGTGTTCCGCGCCGCGTTCCACCCCGACGGCTCCCTCCTCGCCGCGGGCGACGAGGCCGGCGTCGTCCGGCTCTGGGACATCCGCACCGGCGAGATCGGCCAGGAGCTCCTCGGCCACACCGGCCGCGTCTACGCCATCGCCTTCCACCCCGATGGCGACCTCCTCGTCACCGGCGACACCGACGGGTCCGTCCGCCTCTGGTCGGGCGGGCGGCAGCGCGCCGTCCTGTCCGGCCACGGGGGCGGCATCTACCAGGCGGCGTTCAGCCCCGACGGCGGCCGCCTCGCCACCGCCGACAGCGCCGGCTCCGTCCGCCTGTGGGACCCCGCGACCGGCCGGCAGCGCCTCGAACTCGCCGGGCACCGCGGCGCCGTGTGGCCGTTCGCGTTCCGCCCCGACGGCGCCCAGCTCGCCACCAGCAGCAACGACGGCACCGCCCGGCTGTGGGACGCCGAGACCGGGCAGTGCCGCGTCGTGCTGCGCGGCCACGGCCGCCGCGTCACCGGCGTCGCGTTCAGCCCGGACGGCGGCCTGCTCGCCTCCAGCGGCAACGACGGCCTCGTCCGCCTCTGGGACCCGCGCTCCGGCCGGATGGTCCGCGAGCTGCGCGGCGTCGCCGACAACCTGACCTCCGCCGCGTTCAGCACCCGCGACTCCCAGCTCGCCACCGCGACCAACGACGGCGGCGTCCACCTGTGGCAGGCCGGGACGGGCACCTTCGAGCGGGAGCTGAACGTCGAGACCGACCACGTGTGGGCGCAGGCGTTCGCGCCCGCCGGGGACGTCCTCGCCACCGCCAACGACGACGACACCGTCCGCCTCTGGTACTGGACGACCGGCCGCGAGACCGTCACCCTCGCCGACCACCGGGGCCGCGTCCGCTCCATCGACTTCCACCCGGGCGGGGCGCTCCTCGCCACCGGCTGCGACGACGGCGCCGTCCGGCTGTGGCACCCCCGCACGGGCGAACTCACCGCCGCCCTGCGCGGCCACACCGACCGCGTCTACCGGGTGGCGTTCGCGCCGTCCGGCGACACCCTCGCCAGCGCGAGCAACGACGGCACCGCCCGGCTCTGGGACTCCTCCACCGGCGAGAACCTCCACACCCTCACCGGCCACACCGGACGCCTGTGGACGGCGGCCTTCCACCCGTCCGGGACGATGCTCGCCACCGCGGGCGACGACATGGTGGTGCGCCTCTGGGACCCCGCCACCGGACGCCCCCTGCACACCCTCACCGGCCACACCCGCCGCGTCTGGTCGGCGGCGTTCAGCCCCGACGGCGCCCTGCTCGCCACCGCCGGCGACGACGGCGCCATCATCCTGTGGGACGTCACCGACCGCGACGCCCCCGCGCGCCGCGCGACCCTCCTCGGCCTGGCCGAGGGCTGGGCCGCCCTGGCCCCCGACGGCCGCTACAAGTGGGAGGGCAACGCCACCGCCGAATTCTGGTACGCCGTGGGCATGTGCCGCTTCGAACCGGGCGAACTGGACCCCTACCTCCCAGAAGTCCACCGCCTCCCCCTCGACGCCCCCTTCTGA